In Pleuronectes platessa chromosome 4, fPlePla1.1, whole genome shotgun sequence, the following proteins share a genomic window:
- the nsd3 gene encoding histone-lysine N-methyltransferase NSD3, with product MDFSFSFMQGIMGNTIQQPPQLIDSANIRQEGTCDTGSDPGEDGGPSYDAALDAEFSYPPSASEDMQQVSNGFPPGLGIYEPQAKFSMYSQFPNGSANGYGAIRSYGDHGLLPGEGTVLRGPGLQERPLSPVSPPLPTHHPHLHHHHHLPHHHHHAHPFHSNPPHIQTLPHRQSPPPPPLPLQHHLSQTPHIMTHTLPPPPPLHLPSSSPPPSLVDSTPSSQPIHTPSNTPGGVLMKTSSPEIKLKIIKTYQNGKELFESALCGDLLQELQSESQRNDSTPMQRRHERKKEKRKKSARLQLQVQEQSLEERQTQAGTTDQTEDIHVQTPPRETPPALTKKPQKTVIKTEPKTPKVPKVHHPSVIQETGFCKEFMIGDLVWSKVGTYPWWPCMISSDPQMKVHTRINTRGHREYHVQFFGSVAERAWIHEKRIVMYQGKQQFEELQADTLRKTTNLVEKSKLLKPIAQRERSQWEVGVGHAEDAFLMTRQARIDTYTFIYVDPDPSEGPSSRKPTVRAEKRNRRSSGSITKKEGGGVKSPDREQPPRRQLPRRQCSVSNTDDNTNSQASNEEKNQRGDQRKTSSPKQNADGDAQTRQESPPPVRAWKTAAARKLLPLSITMKRLNVEITKCDWPLLQKKAVPSPKRDNEEEKEERVEGEARQPDLGYCSPEDSRAKPEPSPEEEEDGDEGEEEGEGEGEGEGEGEGECEGEGEGEGEGEGEAEGEGDERRGSPASRRSEEGGMQQTSSPGSHHSSPHGSQERKLQRRSVRSRSESERGGDPVPKKKTKKEQAEMAPETTLRTGSQKGASEISDACKPLKKRSRASTDVEMASSQYRDTSDSDSRGLNDPQGLFGKSLDSPAAADADASDTQSVDSGLSRQDSSTGKRDTVCQICEVYGEGLVVCEGDCSRQFHLECLGLTSLPEGRFTCLECRNGNHPCFSCKTVGQEVTRCSVLGCGCFYHEDCVRKLPGTTSSPGGGFCCPQHSCSTCCLERDLQRASKGRLMRCIRCPSAYHTGDGCVAAGSVALTHHIMICSSHGSAKRNGLLTSPVNVGWCFLCARGLLVQDLTDTILSSYAYKSHYLLTESNRAELKLPMIPSPSSATKKNVGKGGKLLCCDSCPASFHPECLEIETPEGAWSCSDCRAGKKPHYKQIVWVKLGNYRWWPAEICNPRLVPSNIQSLRHDIGDFPVFFFGSHDYYWINQGRVFPYVENDKNFVSGQININKTFKKALEEAARRFQELKAQRESREALEQERNSRKPPPYKCIKSNKPVGKVQVHVADLSEIPRCNCRPTDEHPCSLDSQCLNRMLQYECHPQVCPAGDNCENQCFTKRLYAETEVVKTDGRGWGLRANQALRKGDLVTEYVGEVIDSEECQQRIKRAHENHVSNFYMLTLTKDRVIDAGPKGNSARFMNHSCSPNCETQKWTVSGDVHIGLFTLCDVDAGTELTFNYNLHCVGNRRTSCHCGSDNCSGFLGVQPTSAVVMEKEEKARNAKLKPKKRKLRLEGKHTHEYFCFCCGEGGELVMCDRKDCPKSYHLLCLNLTKPPYGRWECPWHDCSVCGASASSLCDFCPRSFCRDHEAGAFTASSLEGRPCCSSHNPLSPLDSSSNSTHQRHSALSPIRVKEEPEPETDPQSAE from the exons ATggatttctccttctctttcatgCAAGGGATCATGGGAAATACAATTCAGCAACCCCCTCAGCTCATTGACTCAGCCAACATCAGACAGGAAGGCACCTGCGACACCGGCAGTGACCCGGGCGAGGATGGTGGTCCCTCCTATGATGCTGCCCTGGATGCAGAGTTCTCCTACCCGCCGTCAGCCTCGGAGGACATGCAGCAGGTCTCTAATGGCTTCCCGCCTGGCCTGGGCATATACGAGCCGCAGGCCAAGTTTTCCATGTACTCGCAGTTCCCCAACGGCTCGGCGAATGGCTACGGGGCCATACGGAGCTATGGAGACCACGGCCTCCTGCCCGGGGAGGGGACTGTCCTGAGAGGCCCGGGTCTCCAGGAGAGGCCtttgtctcctgtgtctccGCCGCTGCCCACACATCACCcgcacctccaccaccaccatcatctcccccatcatcaccaccacgcGCACCCATTCCACTCGAACCCACCTCATATACAAACACTCCCGCACCGACAGAGTCCCCCGCCCCCGCCACTGCCCTTACAGCACCACCTGTCCCAGACGCCTCACATCATGACCCacactctcccccctccccctccattaCACCTGCCTTCCTCCAGTCCTCCCCCCTCACTTGTGGACAGTACCCCCTCATCTCAGCCCATCCACACCCCGTCCAACACCCCTGGTGGGGTGCTGATGAAAACCAGCTCTCCAGAGATCAAGCTAAAGATCATAAAGACGTATCAGAATGGAAAAGAGCTGTTTGAATCTGCGCTGTGTGGAGACCTACTGCAAGAGCTGCAG AGCGAGTCTCAGAGGAACGATTCTACTCCGATGCAACGCAGAcatgagaggaagaaggagaagcgGAAAAAGAGTGcaaggctgcagctgcaggtccAGGAACAGAGCCTGGAGGAGAGACAAACACAGGCAGGTACCACGGACCAGACAGAGGACATCCACGTCCAAACCCCGCCGAGAGAAACCCCCCCAGCCCTGACAAAGAAGCCTCAGAAGACGGTTATCAAAACTGAACCAAAGACCCCGAAG GTTCCGAAGGTCCATCATCCATCAGTAATCCAAGAGACGGGCTTCTGCAAGGAGTTTATGATAGGAGATCTGGTGTGGTCCAAAGTGGGCACCTACCCCTGGTGGCCCTGCATGATCTCATCTGACCCACAGATGAAGGTCCACACTCGCATCAACACCAGGG GTCACAGGGAGTATCACGTCCAGTTCTTTGGCAGTGTCGCTGAGCGAGCGTGGATCCATGAGAAGAGGATCGTCATGTACCAAGGGAAGCAACAGTTTGAGGAACTTCAGGCTGATACTCTGCGCAAGACCACAAACCTTGTAGAGAAAAGTAAA CTTCTGAAGCCTATTGCTCAGCGGGAGCGTTCTCAGTGGGAGGTAGGTGTGGGCCACGCCGAGGATGCCTTCCTGATGACCCGGCAGGCGCGAATTGACACCTACACCTTCATCTATGTTGACCCTGACCCCAGTGAAGGCCCGTCAAGCAGAAAGCCCACTGTCAGGGCAGAGAAACGAAATCGGCGCTCGAGCGGCTCAATCACtaagaaggaaggaggaggagtgaagtCACCAGACAGAGAGCAGCCACCGAGAAGGCAGCTGCCGCGTAGACAGTGTAGTGTTTCAAATACGGATGACAACACAAACTCCCAGGCCTCAAATGAAGAGAAGAACCAGAGGGGGGACCAGCGTAAGACCAGCTCCCCGAAACAGAACGCTGATGGTGATGCACAAACACGGCAGGAATCTCCACCACCAGTTCGGGCCTGGAAAACCGCAGCGGCCCGAAAGCTGCTGCCACTTTCCATCACCATGAAGAGGCTGAATGTGGAGATCACAAAGTGTGACTGGCCTCTCTTGCAGAAAAAAGCAGTTCCATCCCCAAAAAGAGACAacgaagaggagaaggaggagagagtggaggGGGAGGCCCGGCAGCCTGACCTGGGATACTGCTCTCCTGAG GACAGCAGAGCTAAACCTGAGCCAAgtccagaggaagaggaagacggagatgaaggggaggaagaaggagaaggcgaaggtgagggtgaaggagaaggagaaggagaatgcgAGGGAGAGGGCGAAGGCGAAGGTGAAGGcgaaggagaggcagagggagaaggagatgagaggagaggatccCCCGCCAGTcggaggagtgaggagggaggaatgCAGCAGACCTCCTCTCCTGGGTCCCACCACAGTAGTCCACATG gttctCAGGAGAGGAAGCTGCAGCGCCGGTCCGTCAGGAGCAGGTCTGAGTCAGAGAGGGGCGGTGATCCCGTCCCCAAGAAGAAGACCAAAAAGGAACAG GCGGAGATGGCTCCTGAAACCACACTTAGGACAGGTTCACAGAAAG GAGCCAGTGAGATCTCAGATGCCTGCAAGCCCCTCAAGAAGCGAAGCAGAGCGTCGACAGATGTGGAGATGGCTTCATCTCAGTACAGAGACACCTCTGATTCCGACTCCAGAGGTCTCAATGATCCACAG GGTTTATTCGGGAAGAGTCTGGATAGTCCggcagcagcagatgcagaCGCCTCAGATACTCAGTCTGTAGACTCCGGGTTATCTCGTCAGGACAGCAGCACCGGCAAGAGGGACACTGTCTGCCAG ATCTGTGAGGTGTATGGAGAAGGTTTGGTGGTGTGTGAAGGTGACTGCAGCAGACAGTTTCACCTGGAGTGTCTCGGCCTGACGTCCCTTCCCGAAGGCAGATTCACGTGTTTGGAATGTAGGAACG GCAATCATCCGTGTTTCAGCTGTAAAACCGTGGGCCAGGAGGTGACGCGATGCTCTGTGTTGGGATGCGGGTGTTTCTACCACGAGGATTGCGTCCGTAAACTCCCGGGCACCACCAGCAGTCCGGGCGGAGGCTTCTGCTGCCCACAGCATAGCTGCTCTACCTGCTGCCTGGAGAGAGACCTGCAAAGAGCTAGTAAAG GTCGCCTGATGCGTTGCATACGCTGTCCGTCGGCCTATCACACGGGAGACGGCTGCGTGGCGGCGGGTAGTGTCGCCCTCACCCATCACATCATGATCTGCAGCAGCCACGGCAGCGCCAAGAGGAACGGCCTCCTCACCTCACCTGTCAACGTGGGCTGGTGCTTCCTGTGTGCCCGAG GGCTGTTAGTGCAAGACCTTACTGACACCATATTAAGTTCATATGCCTATAAGTCCCACTACCTTCTGACTGAGTCAAATCGTGCTGAGTTGAAATTACCTATGATTCCCTCTCCTTCGTCAGCTACCAAAAAGAATGTTGGGAAAG GAGGCAAGTTGCTGTGCTGCGACTCTTGCCCAGCTTCCTTCCACCCGGAGTGTTTGGAGATCGAGACGCCGGAGGGAGCGTGGTCCTGCAGTGATTGCAGGGCAGGGAAGAAACCTCACTACAAACAAATTGTCTGGGTTAAGCTCGGCAACTACAG GTGGTGGCCTGCAGAAATCTGCAACCCTCGCTTGGTGCCATCAAACATTCAGAGCCTGCGCCACGACATTGGTGACTTCCCCGTCTTCTTCTTTGGCTCCCACGACTACTACTGGATCAACCAGGGCCGCGTCTTCCCCTACGTGGAGAATGACAAGAACTTTGTCTCTGGTCAGATCAACATCAACAAAACCTTCAAGAAAG ctCTGGAGGAAGCAGCTCGGCGGTTTCAGGAGCTCAAGgcacagagggagagcagggaggCTTTAGAGCAAGAACGCAACTCTCGCAAACCTCCACCATACAAATGTATCAAG TCCAACAAACCAGTGGGGAAAGTGCAGGTGCACGTAGCTGACCTGTCAGAAATCCCACGATGCAACTGTAGACCAACAGATGAGCATCCTTGCAGTCTTGATTCCCAGTGTCTCAACCGCATGCTGCAGTACGAGTGTCACCCACAG gtgtgtcctgcaggagacaaCTGTGAGAACCAGTGTTTCACGAAGCGGCTGTATGCAGAGACAGAAGTGGTGAAGACGGACGGCCGTGGCTGGGGCCTCAGGGCAAACCAGGCTCTCAGGAAG GGTGACCTAGTGACAGAGTACGTGGGGGAGGTGATAGACTCAGAGGAGTGCCAGCAGCGAATCAAACGTGCCCATGAAAATCACGTGAGCAACTTCTACATGCTCACCCTCACCAAG GATCGTGTGATCGACGCCGGCCCAAAGGGGAACTCGGCCCGGTTTATGAACCACAGCTGCAGCCCGAACTGTGAAACCCAGAAGTGGACGGTGAGCGGGGACGTTCACATCGGACTTTTCACGCTTTGTGATGTAGACGCTG GCACAGAGCTGACGTTCAACTACAACCTGCACTGTGTGGGCAACAGGAGAACGTCCTGTCACTGTGGATCAGACAACTGCTCTGGATTCTTGGGGGTGCAGCCGACG AGTGCTGTGGtgatggagaaagaggagaaggccAGGAACGCCAAGTTGAAGCCGAAGAAGCGGAAGCTGCGGCtggagggaaaacacacacacgagtactTCTGCTTTTGttgtggagaaggaggagagctgGTGATGTGTGACAGAAAGGACTGTCCGAAGTCGTACCACCTGCTGTGTCTCAACCTCACCAAGCCGCCATATG GACGCTGGGAATGTCCTTGGCATGACTGCAGTGTTTGTGGCGCGTCAGCCTCGTCACTCTGTGATTTCTGCCCTCGCTCATTCTGCCGGGACCACGAGGCAGGGGCGTTCACCGCCTCCTCCCTGGAAGGCCGCCCCTGTTGCTCCAGTCACAACCCCCTCAGTCCCTTGGACTCCAGCTCCAACTCTACCCATCAGCGCCACTCTGCTTTGAGCCCCATCAGGGTCAAAGAGGAACCAGAGCCAGAGACGGACCCACAGTCCGCAGAGTGA
- the letm2 gene encoding LETM1 domain-containing protein LETM2, mitochondrial encodes MAVFSHQVISAVTRSRGSYLLSKRNSCSSLSSKAYLHVDPPRHLLSSFPLRHSRHGYPNCYRGHALGRGHSSALLARSLHSSCFWLQDIKQEDTKAPLAADQDASSGTKKDPVSTAPQTQPPSAPTPASTTASSTTTTTTAATAPPVQEKAVAKKSLYQRIVDEAKHYYNGFRLLGIDINIAGTMVWSLLHGQLLSRRERRRLMRTCADLFRLVPFILFIIVPFMEFLLPVFLKLFPEMLPSTFETESKKEEKQKKGLAAKLELAKFLQETIAEMARRNKAKAQTDDETQRFSTYVQKVRGTGEQPTTKDIVRFSKLFEDELTLEHLERPQLVALCKLLELQPIGTNNLLRFQLMMQLRTIKADDEMIAAEGVPAMSVSELQAACRSRGMRSLGLTTDQLRLQIQQWLDLHLKENVPPSLLLLSRAMYLTDLKPKPPVIPPVPKLEKATPAPVEIPGTSSASVSADMLADPALIIKDRSVEELRDMAPVISDKPLTAAEVLQAKAATEVSQKSKMSANGV; translated from the exons ATGGCGGTCTTCAGTCACCAGGTGATCTCAGCAGTCACTAGATCAAG GGGATCATATTTGTTATCCAAGAGGAacagctgctcctctctgtcttccaAAGCTTATCTCCACGTAGACCCTCCTCGCCACCTCTTGTCCTCATTCCCACTCAGGCATTCCCGCCATGGTTACCCCAACTGTTACCGAGGCCACGCCCTCGGACGCGGCCACAGCTCCGCCCTGCTCGCCCGCTCGCTACACAGCTCATGTTTTTGGCTTCAGGATATAAAACAAGAGGACACTAAGGCCCCATTAGCTGCTGACCAGGATGCTTCTTCTGGGACGAAAAAGGACCCTGTGTCCACTGCTCCCCAGACccagcctccgtcagctcccACTCCAGCATCCACCACCGCCAGCAgcaccaccactaccaccacaGCGGCCACTGCTCCTCCTGTGCAGGAGAAGGCAGTCGCGAAAAAGTCTCTGTATCAGAGGATTGTGGATGAGGCGAAGCATTACTACAATGGCTTCCGGCTACTTGGCATTGACATTAACATTGCAGGGACGATGGTGTGGAGTCTGTTACATGGACAACTGCTCTCACgcagggagaggagaagg ctgatgaGGACCTGTGCTGACCTGTTCCGTCTGGTGccattcattttgtttatcatcgTTCCTTTCATGGAGTTTCTTCTGCCCGTGTTCCTTAAACTGTTCCCAGAGATGTTGCCCTCCACCTTTGAGACGGAATCCAAAAAG gaggagaagcagaagaaggGTCTGGCTGCGAAGTTGGAACTGGCCAAGTTTCTGCAAGAGACCATCGCTGAGATGGCCCGAAGAAACAAGGCTAAAGCTCAGACCGATGATGAAACCCAGCGCTTCTCCACATACGTTCAAAAG GTCCGAGGCACAGGCGAGCAGCCCACCACGAAGGACATTGTCCGGTTTTCGAAGCTGTTTGAGGACGAACTGACGCTGGAGCACCTGGAGCGCCCCCAGCTGGTGGCTCTGTGCAAACTGCTGGAGTTGCAGCCCATCGGCACCAACAACTTGTTGCGTTTTCAGCTGATGATGCAGCTCAGGACCATCAAAGCAGACGATGAG ATGATTGCAGCAGAAGGCGTGCCAGCTATGAGTGTGTCAGAACTACAGGCAGCGTGTCGTAGTCGTGGGATGAGGTCTCTGGGTCTCACCACCGATCAGCTACGTCTGCAGATTCAGCAG TGGCTGGACCTGCACCTGAAGGAGAACGTTCCtccatcactgctgctgctctccaggGCCATGTACCTGACTGACCTCAAACCTAAACCTCCCGTCATCCCACCTGTTCCTAAACTAGAG AAAGCTACTCCTGCTCCTGTGGAGATCCCAGGAACAAGCTCAGCCTCAGTCAGTGCGGACATGTTGGCCGACCCTGCTCTCATCATCAAAGACCGATCG gtggaggagctgagggacaTGGCTCCTGTGATCTCGGACAAACCACTGACAGCTGCTGAAGTCCTTCAG GCTAAAGCAGCGACAGAGGTTTCCCAGAAGAGCAAGATGAGTGCCAACGGTGTgtaa